Proteins encoded within one genomic window of Pararhizobium capsulatum DSM 1112:
- the leuA gene encoding 2-isopropylmalate synthase, producing the protein MIMKSHSIKQGMSDASVKYQPYPQINIPDRTWPSKTITKAPIWCSVDLRDGNQSLVDPMGHDRKARMFQLLLDMGFKEIEIGFPSASQTDFDFARWCIEEGNVADDVSLQVLVQCRPELITRTFEALQGANKPIVHFYNSTSELQRRVVFAKDVAGIKQIATDAAKMITDMAAKAGGDFRFEYSPESFTGTELEVALEICNAVTEIVKPTADNKLILNLPSTVEMATPNIYADQIEWMCRNLDNRENLIISLHPHNDRGTGIAATELGLMAGADRVEGTLFGNGERTGNVDVVTLALNMFTQGIDPEIDCSDIERIKQVYEYSNQMIIPERHPYVGELVYTAFSGSHQDAINKGMKAIKVANKPLWEVPYLPIDPRDVGRSYEAIIRINSQSGKGGIAYILQEDYGINLPRNLQVEFREDIQRITDEGGKELPSKAIHARFIERYVDQPGARIKFVDHHTYPVGEHKGVRIVAAEITDNGETKRIEGKGTGPIDGFINALSIYLGIDMSVADYSEHSLQHGSNAAAIAYVEMEHPSGKLFGAGINTNIVGASLEAIVSAANRVLEERG; encoded by the coding sequence ATGATCATGAAATCCCATTCTATCAAGCAGGGCATGTCCGACGCTTCGGTGAAGTATCAGCCCTATCCACAGATCAACATTCCGGACCGCACGTGGCCCAGCAAGACAATCACCAAGGCGCCGATCTGGTGTTCGGTCGACCTGCGCGACGGCAATCAATCGCTGGTCGATCCCATGGGCCACGACCGCAAGGCGCGCATGTTCCAGCTGCTGCTCGACATGGGCTTCAAGGAAATCGAGATCGGTTTTCCTTCGGCTTCGCAAACCGATTTCGACTTCGCCCGCTGGTGCATCGAAGAGGGCAATGTGGCGGACGACGTCTCGTTGCAGGTTCTGGTGCAGTGCCGTCCCGAACTGATCACCCGCACCTTCGAGGCCCTGCAGGGCGCCAACAAGCCGATCGTGCATTTCTATAATTCCACCAGCGAGCTGCAGCGCCGCGTGGTGTTTGCCAAGGACGTTGCCGGCATCAAGCAGATCGCCACCGATGCCGCCAAGATGATCACCGACATGGCCGCCAAGGCCGGCGGCGACTTCCGCTTCGAATATTCGCCGGAAAGCTTTACCGGCACCGAGCTGGAAGTGGCGCTGGAGATCTGCAACGCGGTCACGGAAATCGTCAAGCCGACCGCCGACAACAAGCTGATCCTCAATCTGCCGTCAACCGTCGAGATGGCGACGCCGAACATCTATGCCGACCAGATCGAGTGGATGTGCCGTAATCTCGACAATCGCGAAAACCTGATCATCTCGCTGCATCCGCACAATGACCGCGGCACCGGCATCGCTGCCACTGAACTCGGCCTGATGGCCGGCGCAGACCGCGTCGAAGGAACGCTGTTCGGCAATGGTGAGCGCACCGGCAATGTCGACGTCGTGACGCTGGCGTTGAACATGTTCACGCAAGGGATCGATCCGGAAATCGATTGCTCCGATATCGAGCGGATCAAGCAGGTCTACGAATATTCCAACCAGATGATCATTCCGGAACGCCACCCTTATGTCGGTGAACTGGTCTATACGGCCTTCTCCGGCTCGCACCAGGATGCGATCAACAAGGGCATGAAGGCGATCAAGGTTGCCAACAAGCCGCTGTGGGAAGTTCCCTATCTGCCGATCGATCCGCGTGACGTCGGTCGCAGCTACGAGGCGATCATCCGCATCAACTCGCAGTCCGGCAAGGGCGGCATCGCCTATATCCTGCAGGAAGACTACGGTATCAACCTGCCGCGCAACCTGCAGGTGGAGTTCCGCGAAGACATCCAACGCATCACCGATGAGGGTGGCAAGGAACTGCCGTCGAAGGCGATCCACGCCCGCTTCATCGAGCGCTATGTGGACCAGCCGGGCGCGCGCATAAAATTCGTCGATCACCACACCTATCCGGTGGGCGAGCACAAGGGCGTTCGTATCGTTGCCGCAGAGATCACCGACAATGGCGAGACCAAGCGCATCGAAGGCAAGGGTACAGGTCCGATCGATGGCTTCATCAATGCGCTGTCGATCTATCTCGGCATCGATATGTCGGTGGCTGATTATTCCGAGCATTCGCTGCAGCACGGCTCGAATGCAGCCGCCATCGCCTATGTCGAGATGGAGCATCCGAGCGGCAAGCTCTTCGGGGCCGGCATCAACACGAACATCGTTGGTGCATCTCTGGAAGCTATTGTGTCGGCCGCAAACCGTGTTCTGGAGGAGCGCGGTTAA
- a CDS encoding type II toxin-antitoxin system Phd/YefM family antitoxin — protein MTIIPIREVENRLIELARRVEGGETITVTLDGKPVMDLVPSQKKGGINWEGLRAFKRENGITQIFGEIPADFDNPLPEDFLITPLPPFPEK, from the coding sequence ATGACAATCATCCCGATCCGCGAAGTCGAAAACCGTCTGATCGAACTTGCCCGCCGTGTTGAAGGCGGCGAGACCATTACAGTCACGCTCGATGGCAAGCCGGTAATGGACCTTGTTCCCTCGCAGAAGAAGGGCGGGATCAATTGGGAAGGGCTGCGCGCTTTCAAACGCGAAAATGGCATCACGCAAATTTTCGGTGAGATTCCGGCCGATTTCGACAATCCGCTCCCGGAAGACTTCCTGATAACACCGTTACCGCCCTTTCCCGAAAAATAA
- a CDS encoding ATP-dependent Clp protease proteolytic subunit, which produces MNEDDEDKKTELPLGKETEANLFKSRSIFIYGPINQELAQKVCSQLVALAAASDEDIRIFVNSPGGHVESGDSIHDMIKFVKPKVWMIGSGWVASAGALIYVAAPKERRICLPNTRFLLHQPSGGTRGMASDIEIQAREIIKMNERLNRIFAEATGQPIEKIAKDTDRDYWLSAEEAKGYGLVSRIVTSGADI; this is translated from the coding sequence ATGAACGAAGACGACGAAGACAAGAAGACGGAACTGCCTTTGGGCAAGGAGACCGAGGCGAACCTGTTCAAGTCGCGCTCGATCTTTATCTATGGCCCGATCAACCAGGAATTGGCGCAGAAGGTTTGCTCGCAGCTCGTGGCGCTTGCCGCCGCCAGCGACGAAGACATCCGCATCTTCGTCAATTCCCCGGGCGGCCATGTCGAATCCGGCGACTCGATCCATGACATGATCAAGTTCGTGAAGCCGAAGGTCTGGATGATTGGTTCCGGCTGGGTCGCTTCCGCCGGTGCGCTGATCTATGTGGCTGCTCCGAAAGAGCGTCGCATTTGCCTGCCGAACACCCGCTTCCTGCTTCACCAACCGTCCGGCGGCACCCGCGGCATGGCCTCTGACATCGAGATCCAGGCGCGCGAAATCATCAAGATGAACGAACGCCTGAACCGCATCTTTGCGGAGGCGACCGGCCAGCCGATCGAAAAGATCGCCAAGGATACGGATCGCGACTACTGGCTCTCCGCCGAGGAAGCCAAGGGTTACGGTCTGGTCTCGCGCATCGTCACTTCGGGCGCAGATATCTGA
- a CDS encoding HupE/UreJ family protein, which translates to MKKILSLAAALLAVSSAPAFAHLDPAEHGSLMAGFTHPLSGLDHMLVMVAVGLWAAQIGGRALWVGPSAFVSTMAVGFALALAGVSLPFVEPAILASIVALGLLVAMAVRFETVACAAVVGVFALFHGYAHGGELGAAGAVPFGTGFVIATALLHAAGIGLGLGIGRLSAGGVLSRILGGITALAGLALIFN; encoded by the coding sequence ATGAAAAAAATCCTGTCTCTCGCCGCCGCTCTTCTCGCGGTCTCCTCAGCTCCCGCCTTCGCCCATCTGGACCCTGCCGAGCACGGTTCGCTGATGGCCGGCTTCACCCATCCGCTTTCCGGGCTTGACCATATGCTCGTCATGGTCGCTGTCGGCCTCTGGGCCGCACAGATCGGCGGGCGCGCGCTTTGGGTGGGCCCATCGGCCTTCGTCAGCACGATGGCGGTCGGCTTCGCGCTGGCCCTTGCTGGTGTCTCGCTTCCCTTCGTCGAGCCTGCGATCCTCGCTTCGATCGTCGCGCTTGGCCTCTTGGTCGCAATGGCCGTGCGTTTTGAAACCGTCGCCTGCGCCGCTGTCGTTGGCGTCTTCGCCCTCTTCCATGGCTATGCCCATGGCGGTGAGTTGGGAGCGGCAGGCGCCGTGCCCTTCGGCACCGGTTTCGTCATTGCCACGGCGCTGCTGCATGCCGCCGGCATCGGCCTTGGTCTCGGCATTGGCAGGCTTTCTGCCGGCGGTGTTCTTTCCCGCATTCTCGGCGGCATCACCGCACTTGCCGGTCTCGCGCTGATCTTCAACTGA
- the queF gene encoding preQ(1) synthase — MSKTDVSGLSQLGQAVEAPMSPETAVLERVPSNHAGTDFVVRFTAPEFTSLCPMTGQPDFAHIVIDYVPDGWLVESKSLKLYLHSFRNHGAFHEDCTIDIAKRLVDLLSPKWLRIGAYWYPRGGIPIDVFWQTGAPPEAVWLPDQGVQPYRGRG; from the coding sequence ATGAGCAAGACCGATGTTTCCGGCCTCTCGCAACTGGGGCAGGCCGTTGAGGCACCAATGAGCCCTGAAACGGCTGTACTGGAGCGCGTGCCGAGTAACCATGCCGGCACTGACTTCGTGGTGCGCTTCACGGCACCCGAATTCACCTCGCTCTGCCCGATGACGGGGCAGCCGGACTTCGCGCATATTGTCATCGATTACGTGCCGGACGGCTGGTTGGTCGAATCCAAGTCGCTGAAGCTCTACCTGCATTCCTTCCGCAATCACGGTGCCTTCCACGAGGACTGCACGATCGACATCGCCAAGCGGCTGGTGGATCTGCTGTCGCCGAAGTGGCTCAGGATCGGTGCCTACTGGTATCCGCGCGGTGGTATCCCGATCGATGTCTTCTGGCAGACGGGCGCACCGCCGGAAGCCGTGTGGCTGCCGGATCAGGGTGTGCAGCCCTATCGCGGACGGGGATGA
- a CDS encoding cation diffusion facilitator family transporter — MTNSNKNKAQRLAFWGIPLALAVLGLKMAAWWVTGSVALLSDGLESIVNVVAAVVAFVVIGYAAKPADAGHPFGHYKAEYFSAVIEGVLIVVAALLIVGEAIPAIFAPRLPDAPVLGLGINLLAGVINAVWAWILIRAGKSLRSPALEADGHHILSDVVTSVGVLVGLIAAIATGYAVLDPLLAVIVACNILYQGWKVIARSVDGLMDRAVPADEEEAIKHAIAANGAGSLGVHDLKTRQAGPAIFVDFHMVVPSVMPVREAHDICDRLEDAIRGVHPGAKIAIHVEPEGEKAHGIRVKVVEGLKS, encoded by the coding sequence ATGACGAACAGCAACAAGAACAAGGCACAGAGGCTCGCTTTCTGGGGCATTCCGCTGGCACTTGCCGTGCTGGGGCTCAAGATGGCGGCCTGGTGGGTAACCGGCTCGGTCGCCCTGCTGTCGGATGGGCTCGAGTCCATCGTCAATGTCGTGGCCGCCGTCGTTGCCTTCGTGGTGATCGGTTATGCGGCGAAGCCCGCGGATGCCGGCCATCCCTTCGGCCATTACAAGGCTGAGTATTTCTCTGCGGTTATCGAGGGCGTGTTGATTGTTGTCGCAGCGCTGCTGATCGTCGGGGAAGCTATCCCGGCGATCTTCGCTCCGCGTCTGCCTGATGCTCCAGTGCTGGGTCTGGGTATCAACCTTCTGGCGGGCGTCATCAACGCGGTCTGGGCCTGGATTCTGATCCGGGCCGGCAAGAGCCTTCGTTCTCCTGCGCTGGAGGCGGATGGCCATCACATCCTGTCCGATGTGGTCACGTCCGTCGGCGTTCTCGTCGGCCTCATTGCAGCGATCGCGACCGGCTATGCGGTGCTCGATCCGCTGCTGGCTGTCATCGTCGCCTGCAACATTCTCTATCAGGGGTGGAAGGTCATTGCCCGCTCCGTCGATGGGTTGATGGATCGCGCTGTTCCCGCTGATGAGGAAGAGGCGATCAAGCATGCAATTGCCGCAAATGGAGCAGGTTCGCTCGGCGTGCATGATCTCAAGACGCGTCAGGCCGGGCCGGCGATCTTCGTGGATTTCCACATGGTTGTTCCATCCGTAATGCCGGTTCGGGAAGCGCACGATATCTGCGACCGCCTTGAAGATGCCATTCGGGGCGTTCATCCCGGCGCAAAGATCGCCATTCATGTGGAGCCTGAGGGTGAAAAAGCCCATGGCATCCGCGTCAAAGTCGTTGAAGGATTGAAATCATGA
- a CDS encoding anthranilate synthase translates to MATTILNDGAETYTTKGGIDIIRRRREAPYAEAISSYVDRLDERRGAVFSSNYEYPGRYTRWDTAIVDPPLAISSFGRALWIEAYNERGEALIDIISAHLAGVADITIGSITTRRIDLTINMPDRVFTEEERSKIPTVFTVLRAVTALFYSQEDSSLGLYGAFGYDLAFQFDAIELKLKRPDDQRDMVLFLPDEILVVDHYSAKAWIDRYDFTKAGVTTEGKAGDIVPEAFRTVDSIPPHGDHRPGEYAELVTKAKESFRRGDLFEVVPGQKFYERCDSKPSEISNRLKAINPSPYSFFINLGNQEYLVGASPEMFVRVSGRRIETCPISGTIKRGADPIADSEQILKLLNSKKDESELTMCSDVDRNDKSRVCEPGSVKVIGRRQIEMYSRLIHTVDHIEGRLRDDMDAFDGFLSHAWAVTVTGAPKLWAMRFIESHEKSPRAWYGGAIGMVGFNGDMNTGLTLRTIRIKDGIAEVRAGATLLNDSNPEEEEAETELKASAMIAAIRDAKSANSGKAGRDVASVGAGVNILLVDHEDSFVHTLANYFRQTGATVTTVRTPVAEELLDTLKPDLVVLSPGPGMPKDFDCKATIKKARARNLPIFGVCLGLQALAEAYGGDLRQLAIPMHGKPSRIRVLEPGIVFSGLGKEVTVGRYHSIFADPSTLPRDFMITAESDDGTIMGIEHVKEPVAAVQFHPESIMTLGGDAGMRMIENVVAHLAKRAKIKAA, encoded by the coding sequence ATGGCGACGACAATTCTGAACGATGGCGCGGAAACCTATACGACCAAGGGCGGCATCGACATTATCAGGCGCAGGCGCGAGGCTCCCTATGCGGAGGCGATCTCCAGCTATGTCGATCGGCTCGACGAGCGCCGCGGCGCGGTCTTCTCGTCCAACTACGAATATCCCGGCCGCTATACCCGCTGGGACACCGCCATAGTCGATCCGCCGCTTGCCATTTCCTCCTTCGGCCGTGCACTCTGGATCGAAGCCTATAACGAGCGCGGTGAAGCGCTGATCGACATCATCTCCGCTCATCTCGCTGGTGTAGCCGATATCACCATCGGTTCGATCACGACCCGCCGTATCGACCTGACGATCAACATGCCGGATCGCGTCTTTACCGAGGAAGAGCGCTCGAAAATCCCGACCGTCTTCACGGTTCTTCGTGCCGTGACCGCGCTGTTCTATTCGCAGGAAGATTCCAGCCTCGGCCTTTACGGCGCTTTCGGATACGATCTTGCTTTCCAGTTCGACGCGATCGAGCTGAAGCTGAAACGGCCCGATGACCAGCGCGACATGGTGCTGTTCCTGCCGGACGAAATCCTTGTGGTCGATCACTATTCGGCCAAGGCCTGGATCGACCGCTATGACTTCACCAAGGCTGGCGTGACGACCGAGGGCAAGGCCGGAGATATTGTGCCGGAAGCTTTCCGCACCGTCGATAGCATCCCGCCGCATGGCGACCATCGCCCCGGCGAATATGCCGAGCTGGTGACCAAGGCGAAGGAAAGCTTTCGCCGTGGCGATCTGTTTGAAGTCGTGCCGGGCCAGAAGTTCTACGAGCGCTGCGACAGCAAGCCGTCGGAAATTTCCAACCGGCTGAAGGCGATCAACCCGTCGCCCTATTCCTTCTTCATCAATCTCGGAAACCAGGAATATCTCGTCGGCGCCTCGCCGGAGATGTTCGTGCGCGTCTCCGGCCGCCGCATCGAGACTTGCCCGATCTCTGGCACGATCAAGCGCGGTGCTGATCCGATCGCTGATAGCGAACAGATTCTGAAGCTGTTGAACTCCAAGAAAGACGAATCCGAGCTGACCATGTGCTCGGACGTCGACCGCAACGACAAGAGCCGCGTCTGCGAGCCGGGCTCCGTCAAGGTCATCGGCCGCCGTCAGATCGAGATGTATTCGCGCCTGATCCACACGGTCGATCATATCGAAGGCCGCCTTCGCGACGATATGGATGCCTTCGACGGCTTCCTCTCCCACGCCTGGGCCGTCACCGTCACCGGTGCGCCAAAGCTCTGGGCGATGCGCTTCATCGAAAGCCATGAAAAGAGCCCGCGCGCCTGGTATGGCGGCGCGATCGGCATGGTCGGGTTCAATGGCGACATGAACACCGGCCTGACGCTGCGCACCATCCGCATCAAGGACGGCATTGCCGAGGTGCGTGCGGGGGCGACGCTGCTCAACGACAGCAACCCGGAAGAGGAAGAGGCCGAAACCGAACTGAAGGCATCCGCCATGATCGCAGCCATCCGTGATGCAAAATCGGCCAACAGCGGCAAGGCAGGGCGCGACGTCGCCTCGGTCGGCGCAGGCGTCAACATCCTGCTCGTCGATCACGAGGACAGTTTCGTCCATACGCTTGCCAACTACTTCCGCCAGACGGGCGCGACTGTAACGACCGTACGCACGCCTGTTGCCGAGGAACTGCTCGATACGCTTAAGCCCGATCTCGTCGTGCTGTCGCCCGGGCCGGGCATGCCGAAGGATTTCGATTGCAAGGCCACGATCAAGAAGGCGCGTGCGAGAAACCTGCCGATCTTCGGTGTCTGCCTCGGACTGCAGGCGCTGGCCGAAGCTTATGGCGGCGATTTGCGCCAGCTTGCCATCCCCATGCACGGTAAGCCTTCGCGCATCCGGGTGCTGGAGCCGGGTATCGTCTTCTCGGGTCTTGGCAAGGAAGTCACCGTCGGTCGCTACCACTCGATTTTTGCCGATCCTTCGACCCTGCCGCGGGATTTCATGATCACGGCCGAGAGCGATGACGGTACAATCATGGGCATCGAACATGTGAAAGAACCCGTCGCGGCGGTTCAATTCCATCCGGAATCGATTATGACGCTCGGCGGAGACGCCGGCATGCGCATGATCGAAAATGTCGTGGCCCATCTTGCCAAGCGGGCGAAGATCAAGGCTGCTTAA
- a CDS encoding TonB-dependent hemoglobin/transferrin/lactoferrin family receptor yields MHTRHHCARLLACAAFLTLVSAPHLAYTQDASDPSEKTDRVTVLKKITVKAPKKGVANTPLAAETTAEQIDDEQISSFTDLGRSLEPGVNFNRTNGSVNIRGLEGPRVQTTIDGIPIPYLDDGARDADGGIDSFDFNELSSVDIVRGADSSRAGDGALGGAVVLNTLQPEDLIGDDKSWGGIFKFAYDSEDRSWSTTAAVATRFDNTAVLFQGGYKKGHETETNGDNDAYGAGRTEANPADFDQNNFLVKVKQYTETGHTFTLTGERFDRNKDVDLRTEQSVGGNYRPGDWDGLDDVQRDRISLNYEFEAVDDDALFDNANAVIYWQDLTRDSGKDGYRYTSVIGDYSRLSEVENRSFGGAGYIEKEIESGAFSHTLRAGGDFTIGKTTQYSSGKDSCAPVPSGPFDPCNFLHTNQADMPDVDSRKLGLYLEDEIAFGSSGFSLTPGLRYDWYDQSPEETAAYTENPNYDGMPPGQSDDAFSPKLLAKYQAAEDVELFAQWAMAFRSPTANELYLDYGAPGTYLRLGNENLKPETSNAFEVGAKLGDEDFGGRVTTFYNRYRNFIDTVAVPGFDPSYPMGITQTVNLDRVRIYGVELSGYKRFDNGFHINGSLTYADGKNLDATTENDKLGSVAPLKGVLGAGYATEIWGTDVTLIASKAVPSKSDASFKPAGYGIVDLTGWWKPEQAEGLTLRAGIYNVFDKTYYDAINVRDVNLATSVPGKEYYSEPGRTFKISLTQRF; encoded by the coding sequence ATGCACACCCGGCATCACTGCGCTCGTCTTCTGGCCTGTGCGGCGTTTCTCACCCTCGTTTCTGCCCCGCATCTCGCTTACACACAGGATGCCAGCGATCCGTCCGAAAAGACGGATCGTGTCACGGTTCTGAAGAAGATCACTGTCAAGGCGCCGAAGAAGGGCGTTGCCAACACGCCGCTCGCCGCTGAAACCACGGCAGAGCAGATAGACGACGAGCAGATTTCGAGCTTTACCGATCTTGGCCGCAGTCTTGAGCCGGGCGTCAACTTCAACCGCACCAATGGCAGCGTCAATATCCGTGGTCTGGAGGGGCCGCGTGTCCAGACTACAATCGACGGTATCCCGATCCCCTATCTGGACGACGGCGCACGTGACGCAGATGGCGGCATCGATAGCTTCGATTTCAACGAGCTTTCCTCCGTCGACATCGTGCGTGGTGCCGATTCGAGCCGCGCCGGCGATGGTGCTCTCGGCGGTGCCGTGGTGCTGAATACCCTTCAGCCGGAAGACCTGATCGGCGATGACAAGAGCTGGGGCGGCATTTTCAAGTTCGCCTATGACAGCGAGGATCGCAGCTGGAGCACGACGGCTGCCGTCGCCACCCGTTTTGACAACACCGCAGTCCTGTTTCAAGGCGGCTACAAGAAGGGTCACGAGACGGAGACGAACGGCGACAACGACGCCTATGGTGCTGGCCGCACGGAAGCAAACCCGGCCGATTTCGACCAGAACAATTTCCTCGTGAAGGTCAAGCAGTATACCGAAACCGGCCACACCTTCACGCTGACCGGCGAGCGCTTCGACCGCAACAAGGACGTCGATCTGCGCACCGAACAGTCGGTCGGCGGAAATTATCGTCCGGGCGACTGGGATGGACTTGACGATGTGCAGCGCGATCGCATCTCCTTGAACTACGAGTTCGAGGCCGTCGATGATGATGCCCTGTTCGACAACGCCAATGCCGTCATCTACTGGCAGGACCTGACCCGCGATAGCGGCAAGGACGGATATCGCTACACCTCGGTTATCGGGGACTATTCCCGTCTGAGCGAAGTGGAAAATCGTTCCTTCGGCGGTGCGGGTTACATCGAGAAGGAAATCGAAAGCGGCGCCTTCAGCCACACCTTGCGCGCCGGCGGCGATTTCACGATCGGCAAGACCACGCAATATTCTTCGGGCAAGGATAGCTGCGCACCGGTGCCGTCCGGCCCGTTCGACCCCTGCAACTTCCTCCACACCAACCAGGCCGACATGCCAGATGTCGACTCCAGGAAGCTTGGCCTTTATCTAGAAGACGAGATTGCATTCGGTTCTTCCGGCTTCTCGCTGACGCCCGGCCTACGCTATGACTGGTACGATCAATCCCCCGAGGAAACGGCGGCATATACCGAAAATCCGAACTATGACGGCATGCCTCCGGGACAGAGCGATGATGCTTTCTCCCCGAAGTTGCTGGCAAAATATCAGGCGGCGGAAGATGTCGAGCTGTTTGCCCAGTGGGCGATGGCGTTCCGTTCGCCGACCGCCAACGAGCTCTACCTCGATTACGGTGCACCGGGTACCTATCTCCGTCTTGGCAATGAAAACCTGAAGCCGGAAACCAGCAACGCCTTTGAAGTGGGCGCGAAGCTCGGCGACGAAGACTTTGGTGGTCGCGTTACCACCTTCTACAACCGGTATCGCAACTTCATCGATACGGTCGCGGTGCCCGGCTTTGATCCGAGCTATCCGATGGGCATCACCCAGACTGTCAACCTCGATCGTGTCCGCATCTACGGCGTCGAACTCTCCGGCTATAAGCGCTTTGACAACGGTTTCCATATCAACGGCTCGTTGACCTATGCCGATGGCAAGAACCTCGATGCGACGACCGAGAACGACAAGCTCGGCTCCGTTGCGCCGTTGAAGGGTGTGCTGGGCGCAGGCTATGCCACCGAAATCTGGGGCACGGACGTGACCCTGATTGCGTCGAAGGCCGTGCCGAGCAAGAGCGACGCGTCGTTCAAGCCCGCAGGCTACGGCATCGTCGATCTGACCGGTTGGTGGAAGCCCGAGCAAGCTGAAGGGCTGACCTTGCGCGCTGGCATCTACAACGTCTTCGACAAGACCTACTACGACGCAATCAACGTGCGTGACGTCAACCTTGCGACGTCGGTGCCGGGCAAGGAGTACTATTCCGAGCCGGGTCGGACCTTCAAGATTTCGCTCACACAGCGGTTCTAG
- a CDS encoding extensin family protein, translating into MSFRIAAIVLFATLLSAASLPKEGPTPEKRPETEQTAPAAQSESETATPIPRPPGKDGDVKGHEQNKPPQADDAKASDESKKTDEVGEKPAPPPPIMAESDQDHAACMAELKAIGAEFEPVDRIDDGSGCGIDKPIKLTTVLPGVVLKPEGTMRCETALELARWTKEAVFPAAKAALESDGQLTTINQASSYICRLRNNAKTGKISEHARGNAIDIASFTFKSGKTIAIEPRDEDSTLSGAFQRAVTASGCLYFETVLDPGSDEAHENHLHFDVLQRRGGYRYCR; encoded by the coding sequence ATGTCCTTTCGGATCGCCGCAATCGTCCTGTTCGCCACCCTTCTCAGTGCAGCCAGTCTTCCCAAGGAAGGCCCAACACCTGAAAAGCGGCCCGAAACGGAACAGACGGCCCCCGCCGCGCAAAGTGAAAGTGAAACCGCGACCCCCATCCCCCGGCCCCCCGGAAAGGATGGTGACGTGAAAGGCCACGAGCAAAACAAACCTCCACAGGCGGATGATGCAAAGGCCTCGGACGAGAGCAAGAAAACGGATGAGGTCGGTGAGAAACCCGCCCCGCCCCCGCCGATCATGGCCGAAAGTGATCAGGACCACGCCGCCTGCATGGCCGAGCTGAAGGCAATCGGGGCAGAGTTCGAACCCGTCGATCGTATCGATGATGGCTCTGGGTGCGGCATCGACAAGCCCATCAAACTGACGACGGTTCTACCTGGCGTCGTGCTGAAGCCAGAAGGCACGATGCGTTGCGAAACGGCACTCGAACTGGCCCGCTGGACGAAGGAAGCGGTTTTTCCCGCGGCAAAAGCAGCGCTCGAAAGCGATGGCCAATTGACGACTATCAACCAGGCTTCGAGCTACATCTGCCGGCTGCGCAACAACGCCAAGACCGGCAAGATTTCCGAGCATGCCCGGGGCAATGCCATCGACATCGCCTCCTTCACCTTTAAGAGTGGAAAGACCATCGCGATTGAACCGCGCGACGAGGATTCGACGCTTTCAGGCGCTTTCCAGCGAGCCGTTACCGCGTCCGGCTGTCTCTATTTCGAAACCGTTCTCGATCCCGGCAGCGACGAAGCACATGAAAACCATCTGCATTTCGATGTACTGCAGCGCCGCGGCGGATATCGCTATTGCCGATAA
- a CDS encoding DUF1993 domain-containing protein produces MSVSTYSLSIPVFLRGLAVLSAILAKAKIHATENAIPLETLFNARLAPDMLTLAGQIQRVSDTSKNAVGRLTTITAAGFPDTEQSFEELEERVHKTIAFLETVTPQDMEGSGEREVAINLGKLKYTFTGTEYLLTFAIPNFFFHLTTAYDILRNQGVPVGKIDYLGTSQAAA; encoded by the coding sequence ATGTCCGTCTCCACCTATTCCCTGTCGATCCCGGTTTTTCTGCGCGGCCTCGCCGTGCTTTCGGCCATCCTCGCCAAAGCGAAGATCCATGCCACTGAAAACGCAATCCCGCTCGAAACGCTTTTCAACGCGCGCCTTGCGCCAGATATGCTCACGCTTGCGGGCCAGATCCAGCGCGTCAGCGATACGTCGAAAAATGCCGTCGGCCGGCTGACGACAATCACCGCAGCCGGCTTTCCCGACACAGAACAGAGTTTTGAAGAGCTGGAGGAGCGGGTCCACAAAACGATCGCCTTCCTGGAAACCGTGACGCCTCAGGATATGGAAGGCAGCGGTGAACGTGAAGTAGCGATCAACCTCGGCAAGCTGAAATACACCTTCACCGGTACCGAATACCTGCTGACCTTCGCGATCCCGAACTTCTTCTTTCACCTCACGACGGCCTACGACATCCTGCGCAACCAGGGCGTTCCGGTTGGCAAGATTGACTATCTTGGCACATCTCAGGCGGCCGCCTGA